The Lutibacter profundi genome includes a region encoding these proteins:
- a CDS encoding ABC transporter permease, producing MNNQKSNTENWLFEITPKNKLFNLNLKEVWQYRDLLMLFVKRDVVTLYKQTILGPLWYLIQPLFTSIIFTIIFNKIAGIDTGNIPPFLFNLAGVTSWNYFRECLTATSDTFKKNASLFGKVYFPRIIMPMSIVISNLLKFGIQLGVFIGFYLYYVYNGYQIAPNSFVLVYPLLIIIMGMLGLGLGMIISSMVTKYRDLTFLVGFGVQLLMYVSAVMYPISLVKEKLSTYSWIVEYNPMAHIIETSRIMLLNDGEFDFYGILYSVIITIVIFFVGLLIFNRTEKSFIDTV from the coding sequence ATGAATAATCAAAAATCAAATACAGAAAATTGGTTATTTGAAATAACCCCCAAAAATAAACTCTTCAATTTAAATTTGAAGGAAGTTTGGCAATATAGAGATTTATTGATGTTGTTTGTAAAACGTGATGTGGTTACATTATACAAACAAACTATTTTAGGGCCTCTCTGGTACTTAATTCAACCTTTATTTACATCAATAATATTCACAATAATATTCAACAAAATTGCTGGGATTGATACAGGGAATATTCCTCCCTTTTTATTCAATTTAGCTGGGGTTACAAGTTGGAACTATTTTAGAGAATGTTTAACAGCCACTTCTGATACTTTTAAAAAGAATGCTAGTTTATTTGGTAAAGTTTATTTTCCGAGAATTATTATGCCTATGAGTATTGTAATTTCCAATTTATTAAAATTTGGAATTCAGCTTGGCGTATTTATAGGGTTTTATCTGTATTACGTTTATAATGGATATCAAATTGCCCCAAATTCATTTGTTTTAGTATACCCGCTGTTAATAATTATTATGGGAATGCTAGGTTTGGGATTGGGTATGATAATTTCATCAATGGTTACAAAATATAGAGATTTAACTTTTTTGGTGGGGTTTGGAGTGCAATTATTAATGTATGTTTCTGCAGTAATGTACCCAATATCGTTAGTAAAAGAGAAATTGTCAACTTATTCTTGGATTGTAGAATATAATCCAATGGCACATATTATTGAAACTTCTAGGATAATGTTATTAAATGATGGAGAATTTGATTTTTATGGAATTTTGTATTCAGTAATAATTACCATTGTTATATTTTTTGTAGGTTTATTGATATTTAATAGAACAGAAAAAAGCTTTATTGATACGGTGTAG
- the ftcD gene encoding glutamate formimidoyltransferase, with the protein MNKQLIECVPNISEGRDTVKINTIASVVETVEGVKLLDVDPGKATNRTVITFVGEPKNVIEAAFKLIKKAAELIDMSKHTGAHPRFGATDVCPLVPISGITLEETAAFAHKLGERVGKELGIPGYFYENAAKEEKRKNLANCRSGEYEGLKEKLENTAWKPDFGPAEFNSSVVKSGCTAISARDFLIAYNVNLNTTSTRRANAVAFDIREAGRIKREGNPSTGKKVLDKNGNPVRIPGKLKAVKGIGWFIEEYGIAQISYNLTNISITSMHVAFDETVKAATKRGLRVTGSELIGLIPLKAMLDAGDYFLRKQQRSLGISEEEKIKIAVKSLGLDDLKPFNPTEKIIEYLLKDNSQKLVDLTVAGFAEETAGESMAPGGGSIAAYVGTLGVSLGTMVANLSAHKAGWDAKWEFYSNWAEKGQTYKNKLLYLVDEDTNAFNKIIEGFRMPKTTNDEKEVRKQAIEKATKYATEIPFQVMETAYNSMEVMQAMLKEGLQSSLSDAAVGILCARTAVIGAYFNVRINAKDIKDSVFAEDILVRAKKIYDATITIEKEVMDFIDEKM; encoded by the coding sequence ATGAATAAGCAATTAATTGAATGTGTACCTAATATTAGTGAAGGACGCGATACCGTAAAAATAAATACCATTGCAAGTGTAGTTGAAACCGTTGAAGGTGTTAAATTGTTAGACGTTGACCCTGGAAAAGCAACCAATAGAACCGTTATTACATTTGTTGGCGAGCCTAAAAATGTAATTGAAGCCGCTTTTAAATTAATTAAAAAAGCTGCTGAATTAATTGATATGAGTAAACATACAGGCGCACATCCTCGTTTTGGAGCTACAGATGTTTGTCCGTTAGTACCCATTTCAGGAATTACCTTGGAAGAAACAGCTGCTTTCGCACATAAATTAGGTGAACGTGTTGGAAAGGAATTAGGAATTCCTGGATATTTTTACGAGAATGCCGCTAAAGAAGAGAAACGAAAAAATTTGGCAAATTGCCGTTCTGGTGAATATGAAGGTTTAAAAGAAAAGTTAGAAAACACAGCGTGGAAACCTGATTTTGGTCCCGCTGAGTTTAATTCAAGTGTTGTCAAGTCAGGCTGTACAGCTATTTCTGCACGAGATTTTCTAATTGCTTACAATGTAAATTTAAATACCACATCAACACGTAGAGCCAACGCTGTTGCTTTTGATATTCGTGAAGCTGGTAGAATAAAACGTGAAGGAAACCCGTCAACAGGTAAAAAAGTATTGGATAAAAATGGTAATCCTGTTCGTATTCCTGGTAAATTAAAAGCTGTAAAAGGTATTGGATGGTTTATTGAAGAATATGGTATTGCACAAATTTCTTATAATTTAACCAACATTAGCATAACATCAATGCACGTTGCTTTTGATGAAACTGTAAAAGCTGCAACCAAACGAGGTTTGCGTGTTACTGGTTCTGAATTGATAGGGTTAATACCTCTTAAAGCAATGTTAGATGCTGGAGATTATTTTTTACGCAAACAACAGCGCTCTTTAGGTATTTCTGAAGAAGAAAAAATTAAAATTGCTGTAAAATCTTTAGGTTTAGACGATTTAAAACCCTTCAATCCAACTGAAAAAATAATAGAGTATTTATTAAAAGACAATAGCCAAAAATTAGTAGATTTAACTGTTGCTGGTTTTGCAGAGGAAACAGCCGGAGAATCTATGGCTCCGGGTGGCGGTTCCATTGCTGCTTATGTTGGTACTTTAGGGGTTTCATTAGGTACCATGGTTGCAAACCTATCGGCTCACAAAGCAGGTTGGGATGCTAAATGGGAGTTTTATTCAAATTGGGCAGAAAAAGGACAAACCTATAAAAATAAATTGTTGTATTTAGTTGATGAAGACACCAACGCTTTCAATAAAATTATTGAAGGGTTTAGAATGCCTAAAACTACCAATGATGAAAAAGAAGTACGAAAACAAGCGATAGAAAAAGCGACAAAGTACGCTACTGAGATACCTTTTCAGGTAATGGAAACAGCTTATAACTCTATGGAAGTAATGCAAGCCATGCTAAAAGAGGGTTTACAAAGCTCGTTATCTGATGCTGCTGTTGGAATTTTATGTGCTAGAACAGCCGTTATTGGTGCTTATTTCAATGTTAGAATTAATGCGAAAGATATAAAAGACAGTGTTTTTGCTGAAGACATTTTAGTTCGTGCAAAAAAAATATATGATGCTACAATTACTATTGAAAAAGAAGTCATGGATTTTATTGATGAAAAAATGTAA
- a CDS encoding glycosyltransferase family 2 protein, translated as MQTPLVSIIIPTYNRAHLIGETLDSILAQTYTNWECIVNYTRTIVLEN; from the coding sequence ATGCAAACCCCTTTAGTATCTATTATCATTCCAACCTATAACCGAGCTCATTTAATTGGTGAAACGTTGGATAGTATATTGGCACAAACCTATACCAACTGGGAATGTATTGTGAATTATACGAGAACTATAGTATTAGAAAATTAA
- a CDS encoding NAD-dependent epimerase/dehydratase family protein translates to MKKVLITGMAGFIGHHLAKLLVKSNFEVVGLDNINDYYDPNLKLARLQDLGFDTNEIAYNKLLTNAVISFIKLDLTDLGNLKQLFEDQQFSYVVNLAAQAGVRYSLENPHSYVDSNITGFLNILESCRAFPVEHLVFASSSSVYGLSEDIPFKEDNCTDHPLAMYAASKKANEMMAHSYANLYGIPCTGLRFFTVYGPWGRPDMALHIFTKAMVEDKPFEVFNNGDMSRDFTYVGDIVESVKRLLPLPPKENNPAFNPKKPVSSKSSKAYQLFNIGNNSPVALMDYVHAVEKALGKKGKIIFKPMQPGDVQSTYANVENLFNYIGFKPKTTIEEGIKAFVDRYLELEGMKREK, encoded by the coding sequence ATGAAAAAAGTTTTAATTACAGGAATGGCCGGCTTTATAGGCCATCATTTAGCAAAGTTATTAGTAAAGTCAAATTTTGAAGTTGTAGGGTTGGACAATATCAACGATTATTACGATCCTAATTTAAAATTAGCACGTTTGCAAGATTTAGGCTTTGATACTAATGAAATAGCTTACAACAAACTTTTAACTAATGCTGTTATTTCATTTATAAAATTGGATTTAACAGATTTAGGTAACTTAAAGCAATTATTTGAAGATCAGCAATTTAGTTATGTGGTTAATTTAGCTGCACAAGCAGGCGTTAGGTACTCTTTAGAAAATCCACATTCGTATGTTGACAGTAATATTACAGGATTTTTGAATATTTTAGAAAGTTGTAGAGCATTTCCTGTTGAACATTTGGTGTTTGCATCGTCAAGTTCTGTGTATGGTTTAAGTGAAGATATTCCTTTTAAAGAAGATAATTGTACAGACCATCCATTGGCAATGTATGCTGCTAGTAAAAAAGCCAATGAAATGATGGCGCATTCGTATGCTAATTTATACGGTATTCCTTGTACAGGATTACGGTTTTTTACAGTGTATGGCCCTTGGGGAAGACCTGATATGGCATTGCATATTTTTACCAAAGCAATGGTAGAAGACAAACCTTTTGAGGTGTTTAATAATGGAGATATGAGTCGTGATTTTACGTATGTAGGTGATATTGTAGAAAGTGTTAAACGCTTATTACCGCTCCCACCAAAAGAAAATAATCCCGCATTTAATCCAAAAAAGCCGGTGTCCTCTAAAAGTTCTAAAGCCTACCAACTATTTAATATAGGAAATAATAGTCCGGTAGCTCTAATGGATTATGTTCATGCAGTAGAAAAAGCCTTAGGCAAAAAAGGGAAAATTATATTTAAACCAATGCAACCAGGAGACGTACAATCTACCTATGCCAATGTAGAGAATTTGTTTAATTATATAGGATTTAAACCTAAAACAACTATTGAAGAAGGTATTAAAGCATTTGTAGATAGGTATTTGGAGTTGGAAGGAATGAAGCGTGAGAAGTAA
- a CDS encoding glycosyltransferase family 2 protein — MIAIVIPYYKITFFEETLKSLANQTDKRFKVYIGDDASPEDPSKILEKYSKKFDFVYTKFENNLGCISLVKQWERCIKMANKEDWLMILGDDDVLGENVVKLFYKNLPEIKKENITVIRFSTCKINDLGNLISDVYQHPKIENAVDFFFRKTRSSLSEYVFNKKKINAIGFKDYPLGWFSDVLAVLEFSNFGNVYSIKTALIYIRISEISISGRSDNMKIKLKAVFSFYYYLLSSKYNKFTDEQRKILLNKINKCYLNDKKNMLMFIKISKIYFSNYLFTFYSEFLKSIFFNLKTNFSKNR; from the coding sequence ATGATAGCAATAGTAATTCCATATTATAAAATTACATTTTTTGAAGAGACCTTAAAGTCATTAGCAAATCAAACAGATAAGAGGTTCAAGGTATATATTGGTGATGATGCTAGTCCAGAAGACCCTTCTAAAATATTAGAAAAATATAGCAAAAAATTTGATTTTGTATATACAAAGTTTGAAAATAATTTAGGTTGCATTTCATTAGTTAAACAATGGGAGCGTTGTATTAAAATGGCTAATAAGGAAGATTGGCTTATGATTTTGGGAGATGATGATGTGTTGGGAGAAAATGTAGTAAAATTATTTTACAAAAATTTACCTGAAATTAAGAAAGAGAATATTACAGTAATTAGGTTTTCAACGTGTAAAATAAATGATTTGGGTAATTTAATTTCCGATGTTTACCAACACCCTAAGATTGAAAATGCAGTAGATTTTTTTTTTAGAAAAACAAGAAGTTCTTTAAGTGAATATGTATTTAATAAAAAAAAGATTAATGCAATTGGCTTTAAAGATTATCCCTTAGGATGGTTTTCAGATGTTTTAGCTGTTTTAGAATTTTCAAATTTTGGAAATGTTTATTCAATTAAAACAGCATTAATATACATTCGCATATCTGAAATAAGTATTTCTGGAAGAAGCGACAATATGAAAATTAAATTAAAAGCTGTTTTTAGTTTTTACTATTATTTATTGTCTTCAAAATATAATAAATTTACTGACGAGCAAAGAAAAATATTGTTGAATAAAATTAATAAATGCTATTTAAATGATAAGAAGAATATGTTAATGTTTATTAAAATATCAAAAATTTATTTTTCAAATTATTTATTTACTTTTTATTCTGAATTTTTAAAATCAATATTTTTTAATTTAAAAACTAATTTTTCTAAAAATAGATGA
- a CDS encoding glycosyltransferase family A protein, with the protein MRIGNNPSNHKIVEANKTLHRVIVPVYIPHETDYFKDALQIFEYCLSSIIKTSITNLKISIISNGCNDAVNDKLVAFQKKHAIDELIIEREGIGKINSVLKALRTADERFITITDADVLFVNGWEQAILDVFKAFPKAGAVCPTPVFRKHFQLTSNIWLKYLFSNRLKFMPVKNPAAMTKFANSIGWPWLDDKYKDVYATLKATNGTVAMVGCSHFVATYKREVFTEIPSENTEFKIRGNSEHIYTDVPVIKKGGYRLSTEDNYTYHMGNILEGWMVDIYKNLKEEYKSDVKFNFKMLEKPLINYRLSEKCFNFLISIGWLKKRIFKMKGLTDAQVQDF; encoded by the coding sequence ATGAGAATAGGAAATAATCCAAGTAATCATAAAATTGTTGAAGCTAACAAAACGCTACATCGTGTAATTGTACCAGTTTATATACCTCATGAAACCGATTATTTTAAAGATGCATTACAAATTTTTGAATACTGCCTATCTTCAATAATAAAAACAAGTATTACTAACTTAAAAATATCGATAATAAGTAATGGTTGTAATGATGCAGTAAATGATAAATTAGTAGCATTTCAAAAAAAACATGCCATTGACGAATTAATAATTGAAAGAGAGGGAATAGGCAAAATCAACAGTGTTTTAAAAGCACTTAGAACAGCCGATGAGCGATTTATAACCATTACAGATGCAGATGTATTATTTGTGAATGGATGGGAACAAGCAATTCTGGATGTATTTAAAGCTTTTCCAAAGGCAGGAGCGGTATGTCCTACACCTGTTTTCAGAAAACACTTTCAATTAACAAGTAACATATGGTTAAAGTATTTATTTTCAAATAGACTTAAATTTATGCCAGTCAAAAATCCGGCAGCTATGACAAAATTTGCCAATAGTATTGGTTGGCCTTGGTTAGATGATAAATATAAAGATGTGTATGCAACGTTAAAAGCTACAAACGGTACCGTTGCAATGGTTGGTTGCTCTCATTTTGTTGCTACGTATAAAAGAGAGGTATTTACAGAAATTCCATCAGAAAATACTGAATTCAAAATAAGAGGTAATAGTGAACATATATATACTGATGTACCTGTTATTAAAAAAGGAGGGTATCGTTTGTCAACCGAAGATAATTATACATATCATATGGGTAATATATTGGAAGGTTGGATGGTTGATATTTATAAAAATCTAAAAGAGGAATATAAATCGGATGTTAAATTTAATTTTAAAATGTTAGAAAAGCCTTTGATAAATTATAGGTTATCTGAGAAATGTTTTAATTTTTTAATCTCAATAGGTTGGTTAAAAAAAAGAATATTTAAAATGAAAGGTTTGACAGATGCTCAAGTACAAGATTTTTAG
- a CDS encoding ABC transporter ATP-binding protein, whose translation MNEVILKIENLSKQYRLGTVGTGTISHDLNRWWHKVRGKEDPFLKVGEVNDRATKGTSDYVWALKDINFEVKKGEVLGIIGKNGAGKSTLLKILSKVTGPTTGSIKSKGRIASLLEVGTGFHPELTGRENIFLNGAILGMTKAEINAKIDEIVEFSGCERYIDTPVKRYSSGMTVRLAFSVAAHLEPDILVIDEVLAVGDAEFQKKAIGKMQDISKGDGRTVLFVSHNMAAVQNLCTRGIVLENGGVVFDGKTENAILFYLKGNLTSEDLIDIKDRKGNGRIKTKSVEVYGDDKDSSAISGSKLNFEYQFENQNNVLLKDVRFDFRIDDAMGQRIAWFSTVLKPTNGSNDIFKILNFEIQRCNLNQGIYYVTTYLEVNKELADHIQNAFSFEIFEGDFYNNGNKIPLVQSKILMDFNLNYKEC comes from the coding sequence ATGAACGAAGTTATTTTAAAAATAGAAAACTTAAGCAAACAATACCGACTAGGAACTGTTGGTACGGGTACTATAAGCCATGATTTAAATCGTTGGTGGCATAAAGTACGTGGTAAAGAAGACCCTTTTTTAAAAGTTGGAGAAGTAAATGACAGGGCAACCAAAGGCACATCTGACTACGTGTGGGCTTTGAAGGATATTAATTTTGAAGTGAAAAAAGGAGAAGTTTTAGGTATTATTGGTAAAAATGGCGCTGGAAAATCTACCTTACTTAAAATTCTTTCAAAAGTAACAGGCCCAACTACTGGAAGTATTAAATCTAAAGGGCGAATAGCTTCTTTATTAGAAGTAGGTACAGGTTTTCACCCTGAACTTACCGGTAGAGAAAATATTTTTTTGAATGGCGCTATTTTAGGGATGACCAAGGCTGAAATAAACGCCAAAATTGATGAGATTGTAGAATTTTCGGGCTGTGAACGATATATAGATACACCCGTTAAACGCTATAGCAGCGGTATGACGGTTCGTTTAGCATTTTCCGTAGCAGCTCATTTAGAACCCGATATTTTAGTGATAGATGAAGTTTTAGCTGTTGGTGATGCCGAGTTTCAAAAAAAAGCCATTGGTAAAATGCAAGATATTAGTAAAGGAGATGGAAGAACGGTGCTATTTGTGAGCCATAATATGGCGGCGGTGCAAAATTTATGTACAAGAGGGATTGTGTTGGAGAATGGTGGAGTTGTTTTTGATGGTAAAACAGAAAACGCAATATTGTTTTATTTAAAAGGCAATCTAACGTCTGAAGACCTAATAGATATTAAGGACAGAAAAGGAAATGGGAGAATTAAAACAAAAAGTGTTGAAGTATATGGTGATGATAAGGATTCTTCAGCAATTTCAGGATCTAAATTAAATTTTGAATATCAATTTGAGAATCAAAATAATGTACTATTAAAAGATGTACGATTTGACTTTCGAATAGATGACGCTATGGGACAAAGAATAGCTTGGTTTAGTACTGTTTTAAAACCAACAAATGGAAGTAATGATATTTTCAAAATTTTGAATTTTGAAATTCAACGTTGTAATTTAAACCAAGGAATTTATTATGTTACAACTTACTTAGAAGTAAATAAAGAATTAGCAGATCATATTCAAAATGCTTTTTCTTTTGAGATATTTGAAGGTGACTTTTATAATAATGGAAATAAAATACCATTGGTTCAAAGTAAAATATTAATGGATTTTAATCTAAATTATAAGGAATGTTAA
- a CDS encoding HU family DNA-binding protein, with translation MIEIKSISRGNPQDETAVPKYYAHAISTGKVDFERLAYLVSNQCTVRVPDCLAVLRALEMNMIDELEQGKIVQFGELGNFQIGVRSEGETLTEEVSGNSVTSAHLNFRPAKRLRKMLKTLEFKLKAS, from the coding sequence ATGATTGAAATAAAGTCTATTTCAAGGGGAAACCCGCAGGACGAAACTGCGGTTCCAAAGTATTATGCACACGCTATTTCTACGGGGAAAGTAGATTTTGAGCGTTTGGCATATTTAGTGTCCAACCAATGTACTGTTCGTGTTCCGGATTGTCTTGCTGTTCTCCGAGCATTGGAGATGAACATGATTGATGAACTGGAACAAGGTAAAATTGTACAGTTTGGTGAATTGGGAAATTTTCAAATTGGTGTACGTTCAGAAGGGGAAACTCTCACTGAAGAAGTAAGTGGTAACAGTGTTACTTCAGCACATTTGAATTTTAGACCTGCAAAACGTTTACGCAAAATGCTTAAAACGTTGGAATTTAAATTAAAAGCGAGCTAG
- a CDS encoding NAD-dependent epimerase/dehydratase family protein yields the protein MKTILITGGAGNIGSALATKLSEDINNIVVIIDNLLTGSLYKVPKKENVHFVKSDVNNYNDIVPVFGRYNFDYVFHYAAVVGVKRTLDNPMRVLNDIEGIKNILSLSKNSGVKRVFYSSSSEVYGEPFEIPQNEHTTPLNSRLPYAIVKNVGEAFFKSYYQEYGLEYTIFRFFNTYGVNQSEDFVIPRFLELALNNEPITIYGDGLQTRSFCYVDDNVETCIKAMNDKNCINDVLNIGSDIEMSILDLAKQLIAITKSKSKIIHVPALEEGDMTRRCPDTSKMKAILGKELISLEVGIKKIMKYYENRK from the coding sequence ATGAAAACAATACTAATAACAGGAGGCGCAGGAAATATAGGGAGTGCTTTGGCTACAAAATTAAGTGAGGATATTAATAATATTGTTGTAATTATTGATAACCTTTTAACAGGTAGTTTGTACAAAGTGCCAAAAAAAGAGAATGTCCATTTTGTAAAATCTGATGTAAATAATTATAATGACATAGTACCTGTATTTGGACGCTATAATTTTGATTATGTTTTTCATTATGCTGCAGTAGTTGGTGTTAAAAGAACTTTAGACAATCCAATGCGAGTGTTAAATGATATTGAAGGGATTAAGAATATATTATCCTTATCAAAAAATTCAGGTGTAAAACGGGTATTTTATTCAAGTTCGTCAGAAGTATATGGAGAGCCTTTTGAAATTCCACAAAATGAACATACAACCCCTTTAAATTCACGTCTGCCATATGCAATTGTTAAAAATGTAGGAGAAGCCTTTTTTAAATCATATTATCAAGAGTATGGATTGGAATATACAATTTTTAGATTTTTTAATACGTATGGGGTTAACCAAAGTGAGGACTTTGTAATTCCACGCTTTCTAGAGTTGGCATTAAACAATGAGCCTATAACTATATATGGAGATGGATTACAAACACGTTCTTTTTGTTATGTAGATGACAATGTAGAAACTTGTATTAAAGCTATGAATGACAAAAATTGTATAAATGATGTGCTAAATATAGGGAGTGATATTGAAATGAGTATTTTAGATTTAGCAAAACAACTAATAGCAATTACTAAATCCAAATCTAAAATAATACATGTACCTGCTTTGGAAGAAGGAGATATGACACGGCGTTGTCCAGATACATCAAAAATGAAAGCAATTTTAGGAAAAGAATTAATTTCGTTGGAAGTTGGGATAAAAAAAATAATGAAATATTATGAGAATAGGAAATAA